GGAGGAGAATCGTGCAAAacttgattgatttattttctacaaACAGATTCCATTAAAGTCTAAAACTAACACCGAACTATTgttgaatttttcaaacaatatCCCCTGATagatgtttcctgttttgttaaactacataaaatatattggaaaataacagaaaaaaacattgatttgcATGGTGACTGTTAAAAAAAGGGCAATCTGCCAATAACATTCACTTCAGAAATGTGTCCTTTTACAAAGTCTGACCGTAAACCACAcaattgttattgtatttaaataaggAACACATCACATTTCCctactgtgggattaataaagtattgtCTTATCCTTTTTTAGTAAATGAGAGAGGAAGAAATTcatgtgtacattttttttaaccttgagtacttctttttattgtattttcacatTATATTTAGATATAGATAATATATACAGATTTTGATAGATATtacagaggagaaggaagaaactcatctttaaataaaaataaacctcagaacaattttttttcttcaagaaaaaaGGCCACAGTTGAGCTGAAGTTATGCATCGATGGCAGTCAGGCTGAAAAGctttaaatcaaatgaaatgaaaaactgtgtaaaactcaaaactgtaaaaactgtgaaaatggtgaaacatgtaaaatataatatttacatGCTGTAAAATAAGTCTATTTTTAGCTGACTTACATACAATAAAacagtggtgttttttttagttttctcaaTATTTGTTACAATGTGGAAATTAATCTTTTTTCATGAATTTACTCTCTGTAAGAACAaatggaaatggctgatttccTTTGATGGGAGAAATCGGAGACAAGAGATTTTAGAGATTgatagttttggtctttttatggCATTTGTTGATAATAAGAAAATATGCAATAGCACACACCATTAGCTTGAATGATATAATATTTGGCATTAAATGAAAAGTTGTAAATTAGTATACTGTGCATTtcaatttttattatattttcacgACAGTATGGCAGAGAATCTCGTCGGCTAAAATTTACAAATTATAGACCAgaatgagtttttaaaaattactaattACTTTTCTCCCCCGACAATCCTCATTACTGCTGAGTATTGAAGATTTATGTTCCAGTACTATGAGGTTATAAAGATTGCTGGTAATCACTGTGAAGATACCGATCCTCGTAGGAGAAACAGGGCAGATATGATGTAATTCTCCTGATGCTAAGCTAATTTACTTAGcaaagggtgtgtgtgtgtgtgtgtgtgtgtgtgtgtgtgtgtgtgtatacagtaCAAATGTCTATTGGATGACAATGTGGAAAAAGTGAGCTGCCTGTTGGATCATCATGGACACACTATTATTTGGTTCCCATTACGTTTTCCTGTTATCAAcgtgcaaataaaaacaaataaaaaataaataaggccTCTCGGTGTCTATGGGTGGAGTCTATATAACATACATAATATTCTTTatggtgaaaaaacaacaaactgggTCAGTTTTGAAATAATTAATGAATGCATTCCTGAgggatacatttttattattttatggcaCAAAGTGATGTTGCTGAATTGCGCATAACAAATAAAGAGATCATAAATATAGTATTTAAGCTTTTAGACTTCTGGGAATAGTCAGATAGTATGACGTGCACACTTTCAACATGTTAACCTCTATGTAGAATAAAACACaagtaatatattttttgaagGAATATAACAAGGTTTACTAAGACTGACATCTTAATtttgacaaacaaaaatataccAGTAGAAGATATCAGTCACAAAACTACCTATTACATTATTAAGCCTGTCCTATAGTTGTGTTAGACTCCTACATCATTATTCTGTACATCTAAAACTCACCTACGAgcacttaaaaaagaaagaaatctgttAGAACCCACTATTTCAGTAACAAGCATGTCTTTGAACAttttagactttaaaaaaaGCCAGCTACCCTGCAATTGTTTATGTGTCCATAAAACTTTACATCATTATTAGGAGGGAATTAAAGTATTTAGACTTTTCTTTATATCAGATTTCTCTGTAAAAGTCTAATGGATATCCATCATCGCCAGGAGTCCCTCCTGCCCTGAAATCTTTCCATGCATCTTTGGTCATCCCCTGTGATCTCCCTTCCTGTCAAATCCCTACCAGTGGAGGAAATATTGCTCAATTTGAAAAGAATTGCTCAAATCACTCAGTAAAAACATCCCCCGTGAGGTACAATTCCTAATAAAAGTTCAAAAAGACCTTATTAAGGTCCTGTTTCACTGTAAATAGCTGTTTTTCAGTGTCACATATAAATGGGATTAGATTTTGCGTATTCATTTGTTTAACCCTGTGAGTAAGCAGTTTCGCTGTGCTCATACTAGTGTTGTTTAGTGCCAGACAGGGCAAATAAGCTTTTTAGTGGGAAAATGCTGTTTATTTGAAACTTCTAGGTGTTCATCCTCTTTTCAGTTATTTGCTCTACCTTTTGAATATGCTTGTGCTTTGTGGATGTTTCAACTATTGCTTTAATGTAATTAGTTTTTCAAGgacaatttttttaataaaccaaACAGTGCTGAAGTAGTTATCCCCTTAGGACTGCTTTGAACGCGTCCCAGACAACTTCAAAGTCAGAAACAAATGTAACTGTGTAACTAATAACTTTCTCTAACCTATTCTATTATGAAAGTGCAACATGTGTACTATAGCACTAATAGATTGCTGCACTGCAAGCATATTTGTCTATATTGTCAATTCTGGGACAACACTGGAAACAGTTTTCCTACCCCATCTGCATCAAATGCAGCTCCAAAGCCAAAGTCGCCTCCTTTCATGGCGTCAACCACAGACGTGGCGTAGGTCAAGTTGGGCTCAGGAGGTCGTCCCCCAAAGTCCTCCAAAGGGACGCAGTTGACGGCAGAGTTAGCAGGAGCTCCCAACTCATCACACAGGATCCTACGTACATAAGGGCCCATCACTGAGGACATGACAGAAAAGGACAGATTAATGATTTTGATTAACATTAACAAGAGCCCCGGGGTTATGGGTTATATGAGGGGAAAACAAACTCACCTCCATTCATGGCATCTATGTGTATCTTCAGCTGATCTGGTCCTGTGAGAAAGCTTTTAATGGCGGTGAAGTCAAAGATGTTTCGCAGCAGCTGTAGATATACTTCAACTGAGTCTACAATCTCCACTGGAAACACATAGAAGAAATCATTTGGAATGGATGACAATACACTTTCCGATCAATTCAGAGAATATCAGagaaatgtgcagctctgaTGAGCATTTGGGCACGACAAAGTATAATATTCATGCTCATATAAAGTTGAATATTGATGAATTCAGTATAATACAGAAAAGTTATAATGCAGCGTCCATGAGTTTTGTACCTCTGAAAGGTTTGAACTTGTTCTCCAGGTCAAACTCTTGTCTTCCTAGCCTAGACAGGTCAATGCGGAGATCAGGGCAGATGGCATACTCCTCCAGTGTACGGCTCACCTGGTGGATCCTCTCCATCACCGTGTCTGGAGATGGACCTGCCagccaaagaaagaaagacactCACTCTCTTTTTTTGAGCTATAGTAAAAATATCTTTACTCACAAATGGTCTCAAATCTCTGTATTTTAGACTTTAAACAGTCTCAATAAGAAGAAGCTGGAAGAATGAGAAAACAAGCGCTCTTTCACAGTCCTCACCTCCATTTGCGACATTAAACTTGATTCCAAAGTCTCCACCGGGGCCTCCAGGGTTGTGACTGGCAGTCAGGATGATCCCACCAATGGCCTTGATCTTCCTGATGATGCAGGAAACGGCAGGGGTGGACAGGAGGCCGTTGTGGCCGATTACTAGGCGACCAATCTGCACAGTAGATAATAGTGAGGAGCACTGTCAGTTATAAATCACTCCAAGGTGGAATATCCTATTGTGtaatttctaaaataaacacTAACTTTCCTCTTTCATGACTTGAAAATGTTCAGGAGCACAGTTTAACTGAAGGCAACCCTGGCCCAAAGCATCTGATCATTCTACACTTGATAATTGAACCCCCCACTTTAAAAAGCAAACGATCTCCCCCAAGAGAGCGCCCAAATAACAGAGCTGCACTCTCTATTTATACTTTGTATGCTACTTATAAAGTGGTAATACCACCAGCATCCCATAATTCCCCTGCATATCAGCTACTCTAAATAAAAGTGTCCTCACTAGAGAGGAATTTATTCTCCTGGCATCAGCATATCTCCAAACATCCGGGATGTTTCATGTGTGTATAAAGGACAGATGAGGAAAGTGAGGGAAAACCCAAAGAAATGCAATCTGTTGTTTAACTCAGGAGCTAGTGTACGAAGGACATGCATCGGATGGTGTGCAAGCGTTGCCGCTATCCTTTTGGGTCTTTGCCATACAGTATGACAGGGGATCCCCAGCGCGTACAGTTTGGCCCTGGAGAGAAGGAACAGTGAGGTGGGGGCGGGTTGGCTGGGGGGGCAAACGTAGGCAGGAAAATAGAGCAGGATGGATGGAAGTGCTGATAAGCCTGACATCAGGAGTCATTTGGCTGggccagcagaaaaaaaacacactgatctCAAAAACAAATTATATTCCCTTCAGATTTTCCTTTGGAACCCGACCAAACCAATCACTAAGATCTCACAGCAAGCGTTTTGAAAGAGCGGTGGGgattttcctctcctctgcGTGTCACTGTCTTCCTATTCTCATTTATCTGCTGCTGACACTTTGACACTTCTTGGATGAGTGACAAGTTTATGTGTTAGCATCATGGATTATTGCACTTATGGAACAAGTATGTAAAGCACtatgaaattcagattttatgtTTGCAGTGATTCAAAAACTCTTCATGTTGTGGCTGAATAATCTCTGCTGCCTGCCACCTCTCTCTTTCAGTTCTATAGCTTGTGACTTCTTTATGCAAAGTTTAGGCTGTCCTGTGAGCTCCGAGTTGTGAGCAGTGCACTGAAAGTAATTTTCCTACTTCTCAAGCTCATATTTAATAATCTATTGAGGATTTATACCATTTTAAAAGGGATGTGAttagaaaatatcaaaaaaaaaatctgaattacaTCAGGAGTGGCAGAACTGTTGTTTCATAATATTTTCCTGACAGCTGGGCTACAGCAGGAACATCTTGAACTGAAAATGTTATGTTGATAACACTTTCATTATCATTCTTGGCAAGTTTATTGATCCTCCTTTGCAGTGATAAGCAGCAAAAATCTAACTGACCTTGCTGTTACTCCCAGTCCAATACATACAACTTCTTTCACAAAGCTCATGTTTGCACTGTCACGTCCTAATGGAGCTACAATCTATGCAGATAATCTACTGGGTTTTTAAGTATGTTCAACATGTTGATAGAAGGGAACAAATGCAcgacagtctgtgtgtgtgtgtgcgctgacTGGAGGTCGCCCTCTCCTTTCTTACCCCGTTTGCAGCTGCCATCTGCACTATAACCTCGATGGCAGCTCGGCTGAAGTAGCGGCCGTCGCTGCCCACCACCATGGTGCAGCCCTGCCGGTCCCGCAGGTCGATGGAGGACAGCAAACTCTGGATGTAGTTCTGCAAGTAGTTCTTCTTCCCCTCGAACACCGCCGTCTTCCTCCGCAGCCCGTTGGTACCGGGCCGCTGGTCGTCGAAGGGGGCGGTTTGGACCGTCACCACCGGGATGGGGCTCGTCTCCATCCTCCTCGTTGGCACTCAACGGGAGGATCGAACTACCTGAAGTTAAGTCTGGAGTTGCGCACCGGCGGTGTCCGACCACAGAGGTAACTGACAGTACCAAGGTGGATCTTTTTCACCTTGTAAAAAGAGGTGTTGTTTCCAGCTGAGGAGGAGAAAGTCCCACACAGGAGATGAGTTCACTATAATAAAAGTAAACACTCAgtcaaaacaatattttcaccTCTCCGCCTTATGTTTCAGCCAAGAGAGCCGCATCCCTCGGTACTGACTGAACTTAAGAGTCACCAAAACTCTCCTCTGCTGTTAGACAACTCCCTCTTTTCCTAATAAGCCTGAACAACTgactacatgaaaaaaaaaaaaacactcagggAGGGACGGATTCGTCAAGGCCCACAATCAGCTGAGCCTCGGTCCAAAAATAGACATCTGACTGATGGCAGAGGGGAATTGTGTCGGGAGCGATCTGCAACCGGACACTGCATGTGTCAGTGCTGTTCTCCCGTCCCGGTGTGAAAGTACAAGCCATTACTGAAGTCACTTGTCGTAGTTTATAAAGTGAGAAATGCACTgagaaataataattaaaaaaagtttaCCCCATGATTGTAGTTATTAGAACAGAATTCGGTTCAGGATCTTCACTTTGCGCATATT
Above is a genomic segment from Amphiprion ocellaris isolate individual 3 ecotype Okinawa chromosome 6, ASM2253959v1, whole genome shotgun sequence containing:
- the pgm5 gene encoding phosphoglucomutase-like protein 5 — protein: METSPIPVVTVQTAPFDDQRPGTNGLRRKTAVFEGKKNYLQNYIQSLLSSIDLRDRQGCTMVVGSDGRYFSRAAIEVIVQMAAANGIGRLVIGHNGLLSTPAVSCIIRKIKAIGGIILTASHNPGGPGGDFGIKFNVANGGPSPDTVMERIHQVSRTLEEYAICPDLRIDLSRLGRQEFDLENKFKPFRVEIVDSVEVYLQLLRNIFDFTAIKSFLTGPDQLKIHIDAMNGVMGPYVRRILCDELGAPANSAVNCVPLEDFGGRPPEPNLTYATSVVDAMKGGDFGFGAAFDADGDRYMILGENGFFVNPSDSVAIMAANLSAIPFFRQYGVKGFARSMATSTALDRVAKAMKLALYETPTGWRYFGNLMDSGRCSLCGEESFGTGSDHIREKDGLWSVLMWLSIMAARKLSVEQIVREHWAKFGRNYFCRFDYEGLDPRAAFYLMRDLEAVISDKAFTNQKFAVGDHMYSVERADNFEYIDPVDGSVVRNQGLRIVFNDTSRLVFRMSGSGGGMGAIIRIYAESFERDPERHSRETQVVLGPLIAIALKISSIHERTGRRGPNVIT